One Pectobacterium carotovorum DNA segment encodes these proteins:
- the metF gene encoding methylenetetrahydrofolate reductase has translation MSFFHANQREALNQSLAELQGRINVSFEFFPPRTSDMEETLWSSIDRLSSLKPKFVSVTYGANSGERDRTHSIIKTIKERTGLEAAPHLTCIDASREQLREIAQDYWQSGIRHIVALRGDLPPEGGKPDMYAADLVSLLKEVGDFDISVAAYPEVHPEAKSAQADLINLKHKIDAGANRAITQFFFDVESYLRFRDRCVATGIDVEIVPGILPVSNFKQLQKFATMTNVRVPSWMTTMFDGLDNDPETRKMVGASIAMDMVKILSREGVKDFHFYTLNRAELSYAICHTLGVRPDVAR, from the coding sequence ATGAGCTTTTTTCACGCAAACCAGCGGGAAGCGCTGAATCAAAGTCTGGCGGAATTGCAGGGGCGAATTAATGTGTCGTTCGAGTTTTTCCCGCCGCGTACTAGCGATATGGAAGAAACCCTGTGGAGCTCTATCGATCGGCTGAGCAGCCTGAAACCCAAGTTTGTTTCCGTGACCTACGGGGCGAACTCTGGCGAGCGTGACCGTACTCACAGCATTATCAAAACGATTAAAGAGCGTACCGGTCTGGAAGCCGCGCCTCACCTGACCTGCATTGATGCTTCGCGTGAACAGCTGCGTGAAATCGCTCAGGATTACTGGCAGAGCGGTATCCGCCATATTGTCGCGCTGCGTGGCGACTTGCCGCCAGAAGGTGGCAAACCGGATATGTACGCGGCGGATCTGGTTTCCCTGCTGAAAGAGGTTGGCGATTTCGATATTTCCGTTGCTGCCTATCCCGAAGTACACCCTGAAGCGAAAAGCGCGCAGGCTGATTTGATTAACCTGAAGCACAAGATTGATGCCGGCGCGAATCGCGCGATTACACAGTTCTTTTTCGACGTAGAAAGCTACCTGCGATTCCGCGATCGCTGTGTGGCGACGGGTATCGATGTAGAAATTGTACCGGGCATCCTGCCCGTGTCGAACTTCAAGCAACTGCAAAAGTTTGCCACGATGACGAACGTCCGTGTGCCGAGTTGGATGACGACCATGTTTGACGGCCTGGATAACGATCCCGAAACCCGCAAAATGGTGGGGGCGTCTATCGCTATGGACATGGTGAAAATTCTCAGCCGCGAAGGCGTAAAAGATTTCCATTTCTATACGCTGAACCGTGCCGAGCTGAGCTACGCGATTTGCCATACGCTGGGCGTCCGCCCTGATGTGGCGCGCTGA
- the btuB gene encoding TonB-dependent vitamin B12 receptor BtuB: MIKKVSLLTALSVTAFSGWAQESQNPSSEKNTDDMVVTANRFAQPVSSVLAAIDVVTRDDINRWQAKNVLEVMRRLPGVNIAQTGGLGQSASMYIRGSEARHTLVLIDGVPIAKYGITGDPDFNLIPIALVQRIEFMRGPRSAVYGADAIGGVVNIITQTTENKTVLNAGAGSNRYQEYSGSLHQSVGDSTRVSLAGAYQDTRGFNVYPDSSNQALDSDKDGWRNKTFWAGVEHQFNDSISGFFRGYGYGSNGDYDALSQDFGFPIQNEQQSYNHTYSGGLRFSQENYASQLIASYQKYTSIQYLSTQGRYGAYNSQDDIDQYDVLWGNTLALSHGMVSAGIDWRQQKLTSEGVSFNTLNRESNRYKQDNSGAYLTAQQQYGAVILEGSVRGDDHEKFGRHGTWQLASGWEFFPDYRVTLSYATGFQAPTLGQLYGQKRFDIESNENLKPEESKQWEAGLEGLTGPLSWRLSGYINKIDNLIAYEYAFATNTGTYYNVDAATMKGLEWTGSFETGVLNHQITLDYLDARNDENDKVLARRAKQQAKYQVDWNLYDVDFNLSYQYVGKRFDNAANTRRLPSYSTVDVSASYPITSHLTVRGRIANLFDKDYETAYGYRTAGREYYLTGSYTF; the protein is encoded by the coding sequence ATGATTAAAAAAGTTTCGCTGCTGACGGCGCTTTCCGTCACGGCATTTTCTGGCTGGGCGCAGGAAAGTCAAAATCCGTCATCGGAAAAAAATACCGATGACATGGTAGTAACGGCAAATCGCTTCGCGCAGCCGGTTTCTTCGGTGCTGGCGGCAATTGACGTGGTCACTCGTGATGACATCAATCGGTGGCAAGCGAAGAATGTTTTGGAAGTTATGCGTCGATTGCCAGGGGTGAATATTGCTCAGACTGGTGGGTTGGGACAAAGCGCATCAATGTATATTCGGGGCTCGGAAGCACGTCATACGTTGGTACTCATTGATGGTGTCCCTATTGCTAAATACGGTATTACGGGCGATCCAGATTTCAACCTTATCCCTATTGCTTTAGTACAGCGCATTGAGTTTATGCGTGGTCCACGCTCGGCGGTATACGGTGCCGACGCTATTGGTGGCGTGGTTAATATCATTACGCAAACAACAGAAAATAAAACAGTACTTAATGCAGGGGCTGGTTCGAACCGCTATCAGGAATATAGTGGAAGTTTGCATCAGTCGGTTGGTGATAGCACACGAGTCTCTTTAGCTGGAGCTTATCAGGATACTCGGGGATTCAATGTTTACCCGGATTCATCTAATCAGGCGTTAGACTCAGATAAAGATGGCTGGCGCAATAAAACATTCTGGGCAGGTGTTGAACATCAGTTTAACGATTCAATTTCTGGGTTCTTCCGTGGCTACGGTTATGGCAGCAACGGTGACTATGATGCGCTTTCCCAAGACTTTGGTTTTCCTATTCAAAATGAACAGCAGAGCTACAACCATACCTATAGTGGCGGGTTGCGATTCTCCCAGGAAAATTATGCTTCTCAGTTGATTGCCAGCTATCAGAAATATACTTCAATCCAATATCTCAGTACTCAAGGGCGCTATGGTGCTTATAACTCTCAAGATGATATTGACCAATATGACGTGCTGTGGGGGAATACCTTGGCGCTCAGCCATGGTATGGTCAGTGCGGGTATTGACTGGCGCCAGCAGAAGTTAACTTCAGAAGGTGTTAGTTTTAATACACTAAACCGCGAGAGTAACCGCTATAAGCAGGATAACTCAGGAGCCTATTTAACCGCGCAACAGCAATATGGTGCTGTTATTCTGGAAGGATCTGTACGCGGTGATGACCATGAGAAATTTGGTAGACATGGTACTTGGCAGCTTGCATCAGGCTGGGAATTTTTCCCCGATTACCGAGTAACCCTCTCCTATGCGACAGGCTTTCAGGCACCCACTTTGGGACAGTTGTATGGGCAGAAGCGTTTCGATATTGAATCAAATGAAAACCTAAAGCCTGAAGAGTCGAAACAATGGGAAGCCGGATTGGAAGGTTTAACCGGGCCATTAAGTTGGCGTTTGTCGGGTTATATTAATAAGATCGATAATCTGATCGCGTATGAGTATGCTTTTGCAACAAATACTGGGACTTATTATAACGTTGATGCAGCAACGATGAAGGGGCTGGAGTGGACGGGATCATTTGAGACTGGTGTGCTGAATCATCAAATCACTTTGGACTATCTTGATGCCCGCAACGATGAAAATGATAAGGTTTTGGCCCGTCGTGCGAAGCAGCAAGCGAAGTACCAAGTTGATTGGAACCTGTATGACGTCGATTTTAATCTGAGCTACCAGTATGTAGGTAAGCGGTTTGATAATGCAGCAAATACCCGCCGCCTACCTAGCTACAGTACGGTTGATGTTTCCGCCTCATATCCGATCACCTCTCATCTGACAGTTCGTGGTAGAATCGCCAACCTGTTTGATAAAGATTACGAGACGGCATATGGCTACCGCACGGCAGGGCGAGAATACTATCTCACCGGAAGCTATACCTTCTAA
- the oxyR gene encoding DNA-binding transcriptional regulator OxyR, which produces MNIRDLEYLVALAEHRHFRRAADSCHVSQPTLSGQIRKLEDELGVMLLERTSRKVLFTQAGLLLVEQARTVLREVKVLKEMASQQGETMSGPLHIGLIPTVGPYLLPQIIPMLHRTFPKLEMYLHEAQTHQLLAQLDSGKLDCAILAMVKESEAFIEVPLFDEPMKLAIYQDHPWANRERVAMSDLAGEKLLMLEDGHCLRDQAMGFCFQAGADEDTHFRATSLETLRNMVAAGSGITLLPSLSVPRERERDGVCYLPCYKPEPKRTIALVYRPGSPLRGRYEQLADTIREHMQGYMENLSK; this is translated from the coding sequence ATGAATATTCGGGACTTAGAGTATCTTGTCGCGCTGGCAGAACATCGTCACTTTCGGCGTGCGGCAGATTCCTGCCATGTGAGTCAGCCAACACTCAGTGGACAGATTCGTAAACTGGAAGATGAACTCGGCGTGATGTTGCTGGAGCGAACCAGTCGCAAAGTCTTGTTTACGCAAGCGGGGCTGTTGCTGGTCGAGCAGGCACGAACGGTATTACGCGAGGTAAAAGTACTAAAAGAGATGGCGAGCCAGCAGGGCGAAACCATGTCCGGGCCTTTGCATATCGGCCTGATCCCCACGGTGGGACCTTATCTGCTGCCGCAAATTATTCCAATGCTGCATCGCACGTTTCCCAAACTCGAAATGTATCTGCACGAAGCGCAAACCCACCAGTTGCTGGCCCAGTTGGACAGCGGCAAACTGGACTGCGCCATTCTCGCGATGGTGAAAGAGTCCGAAGCCTTTATCGAAGTTCCCCTCTTTGATGAGCCGATGAAGCTGGCCATTTATCAGGATCACCCTTGGGCGAACCGCGAACGTGTGGCGATGTCAGATCTGGCGGGTGAGAAGCTGCTGATGCTGGAAGACGGCCACTGCCTACGCGATCAGGCCATGGGCTTTTGTTTTCAGGCGGGGGCGGATGAAGATACGCATTTCCGGGCGACCAGCCTGGAGACGTTGCGTAATATGGTCGCTGCCGGAAGCGGTATTACACTGCTGCCGTCGTTGTCGGTTCCGCGTGAACGCGAACGCGACGGCGTCTGCTATTTGCCGTGCTATAAACCGGAGCCCAAGCGCACTATCGCGCTGGTGTATCGCCCCGGTTCACCGCTGCGCGGACGTTATGAGCAACTTGCTGATACCATCCGCGAGCATATGCAGGGCTATATGGAAAACCTGTCAAAATAA
- a CDS encoding ABC transporter permease, translated as MKNVLWWIPRMLILGTLIFLIFGPLANLLLWSVAEKWFYPHLLPNDWGFAFWKRVFSPRGVAWEALGNSVLVAVFTVLASLSLAIPAGYALARLPLPARGLILLIFLIPQAFPNLTVYVNIARLFYQWGLNGTLLGVVLVHTVHGLVFAVWIASAAFSAVGREMEQAARSIGAGPWRAFVDITLPLAMPGLMASAIFVFLESLDEFTGSYFVGAPDVQMMPLLLYTAGAGGNYQIASITALVLLIPSVLFMLVVERFLKADVMARIGK; from the coding sequence ATGAAGAACGTATTGTGGTGGATCCCGAGAATGCTGATTCTGGGGACGCTGATTTTCTTGATCTTTGGGCCATTGGCTAATCTCCTGCTGTGGTCGGTGGCGGAAAAATGGTTCTACCCTCATCTGCTGCCTAATGACTGGGGCTTCGCCTTCTGGAAACGGGTGTTTTCACCGCGCGGGGTGGCTTGGGAAGCGCTGGGGAATAGCGTGCTGGTGGCGGTGTTTACGGTGCTGGCCTCGCTGTCGCTGGCGATTCCGGCGGGATATGCGCTGGCGCGTCTGCCGCTGCCTGCTCGTGGATTGATACTGCTGATATTCCTGATTCCACAGGCGTTTCCGAATTTGACGGTGTACGTCAATATCGCTCGCCTGTTCTATCAGTGGGGGCTAAACGGCACGCTGCTGGGTGTCGTGCTGGTTCACACGGTGCACGGGCTGGTGTTTGCCGTCTGGATTGCCTCGGCGGCGTTCTCGGCGGTGGGGCGTGAAATGGAACAGGCGGCACGGTCGATTGGTGCGGGGCCGTGGCGTGCTTTTGTCGATATCACCCTGCCGCTGGCCATGCCGGGGCTGATGGCGTCCGCCATCTTCGTTTTCCTCGAATCGCTGGATGAATTTACCGGCAGCTATTTCGTGGGGGCACCGGATGTGCAGATGATGCCGCTGCTGCTCTATACCGCAGGGGCGGGCGGCAACTACCAGATCGCTTCTATTACCGCGCTGGTGCTGCTGATCCCTTCCGTGCTGTTCATGCTGGTGGTGGAACGCTTTTTGAAAGCCGACGTAATGGCAAGGATAGGGAAATGA
- a CDS encoding YijD family membrane protein yields the protein MTEKPHQEKGTLVLALIAGLSVNGAFAALFSSIVPFSIFPLIALVLSIYCLHQRYLHHSMPEGIPMLAAASFLLGLLIYSAIVRVEYPAIGSNFIPSILCVVLVFWIGLKLRRRKEADSVSAEESETL from the coding sequence ATGACAGAAAAACCTCACCAAGAAAAAGGTACGCTGGTGCTGGCGTTGATTGCGGGCTTATCCGTCAATGGCGCATTCGCCGCCTTGTTCAGCAGTATTGTTCCGTTCTCGATTTTTCCCCTGATTGCGCTGGTTTTGTCCATTTATTGCCTGCATCAACGCTATTTGCACCACAGTATGCCGGAAGGTATTCCGATGCTGGCGGCGGCCAGTTTTCTGTTGGGCTTATTGATTTACAGTGCCATTGTGCGCGTTGAATATCCTGCCATTGGATCGAACTTTATTCCTTCAATCCTGTGCGTGGTACTGGTTTTCTGGATTGGCCTGAAACTGCGCCGCAGAAAAGAGGCGGATTCCGTATCCGCAGAAGAGAGCGAGACGTTATAG
- the trmA gene encoding tRNA (uridine(54)-C5)-methyltransferase TrmA, producing the protein MTPEILPIEQYDDQLAEKTERLRGMMAPFNAPEPVVFRSPASHYRMRAEFRIWHEGDELYHIMFDQQTKQRIRVDRFPAASELINRLMPELLAAIQPDSVLRRKLFQIDYLSTLSGEVIVSLLYHRALDEEWQEHARALRDSLTAQGFRLQLIGRATKTKICLDRDYVDECLPVAGRDMIYRQVENSFTQPNAAINIQMLEWALDATAGSTGDLLELYCGNGNFSLALARNFERVLATEIAKPSVAAAQYNITANQIENVQIIRMAAEEFTQAMQGVRQFNRLQGIDLTSYQCETIFVDPPRSGLDDETVKLVQAYPRILYISCNPETLSHNLQTLSETHDIRRLALFDQFPYTHHMECGVLLEKRQ; encoded by the coding sequence ATGACGCCAGAAATCCTGCCCATCGAACAATACGACGACCAGCTTGCAGAGAAAACCGAGCGTCTGCGTGGCATGATGGCACCGTTCAATGCACCGGAACCTGTCGTCTTCCGTTCTCCCGCCAGCCACTATCGGATGCGTGCCGAATTCCGCATCTGGCACGAGGGTGACGAGCTTTACCACATCATGTTTGACCAACAAACCAAACAGCGCATTCGGGTCGATCGCTTTCCGGCAGCCAGTGAGTTAATCAATCGCCTGATGCCAGAGCTGCTTGCTGCAATCCAGCCCGATTCCGTTCTGCGCCGCAAACTGTTCCAGATAGACTATCTGTCCACCCTGAGCGGCGAAGTGATCGTTTCACTGCTGTATCACCGCGCACTGGACGAGGAGTGGCAGGAGCATGCCCGTGCGCTGCGCGATAGCCTGACGGCGCAGGGGTTCCGTCTACAGCTGATTGGTCGTGCGACAAAAACCAAAATCTGCCTCGACCGCGATTATGTTGATGAATGCCTGCCGGTTGCAGGTCGGGATATGATTTACCGACAGGTAGAAAACAGCTTCACGCAGCCGAATGCCGCAATCAATATTCAGATGCTGGAATGGGCGCTGGATGCGACGGCGGGATCGACAGGGGATTTGCTAGAGCTGTATTGCGGTAACGGCAATTTTTCACTCGCGCTGGCAAGAAATTTCGAACGCGTACTGGCAACTGAGATCGCCAAGCCATCCGTCGCGGCGGCACAGTATAATATTACGGCGAACCAGATAGAGAACGTGCAGATTATCCGTATGGCAGCAGAAGAATTTACGCAAGCCATGCAAGGTGTGCGTCAGTTTAATCGCCTACAGGGCATCGATCTGACAAGCTACCAGTGCGAGACCATTTTTGTTGACCCGCCGCGCAGCGGACTGGATGACGAAACGGTGAAACTGGTGCAGGCGTATCCGCGTATTCTTTATATTTCCTGCAACCCGGAAACGCTGAGCCATAACTTGCAAACGCTCTCAGAAACCCACGACATTCGCCGTCTGGCGCTGTTTGATCAATTCCCTTACACCCATCACATGGAGTGTGGCGTGCTGTTGGAAAAACGTCAGTAA
- the sthA gene encoding Si-specific NAD(P)(+) transhydrogenase, giving the protein MTLEHQFDYDAIVIGSGPGGEGAAMGLAKHGAKIAVIERHYNVGGGCTHWGTIPSKALRHAVSRIIEFNQNPLYSDNSRIIRSSFSDILRHADSVIGQQTRMRQGFYERNQCELFSGEASFIDAHTIAVHYPDNTHETLTAANIIIATGSRPYHPAEVDFNHPRIYDSDSILQLDHEPQHVIIYGAGVIGCEYASIFRGLSVKVDLINTRDRLLAFLDQEMSDALSYHFWNNGVVIRHNEEFESIEGLSDGVIVNLKSGKKMKADCLLYANGRTGNTETLGLENIGLSTDSRGQLKVNSMYQTALAHIYAIGDVIGYPSLASAAYDQGRLAAQAIIKGDASAHLIEDIPTGIYTIPEISSVGKTEQELTAMKVPYEVGRAQFKHLARAQIVGMNVGSLKILFHRETKQILGIHCFGERAAEIIHIGQAIMEQKGEGNTIEYFVNTTFNYPTMAEAYRVAALNGLNRLF; this is encoded by the coding sequence ATGACTCTAGAACATCAATTCGATTATGATGCCATTGTGATTGGTTCCGGTCCCGGCGGTGAAGGTGCAGCAATGGGATTGGCCAAGCACGGTGCCAAAATTGCGGTGATTGAACGTCACTACAATGTCGGCGGCGGCTGTACCCACTGGGGTACGATTCCTTCCAAAGCCCTCCGCCACGCCGTCAGCCGTATTATCGAGTTCAATCAAAACCCCCTCTACAGTGACAACTCCCGCATTATCCGCTCCTCATTTTCCGACATCCTGCGCCACGCCGACAGCGTCATTGGTCAGCAAACCCGTATGCGACAAGGATTTTATGAGCGTAACCAGTGTGAGTTGTTCTCCGGCGAAGCCAGCTTCATCGACGCCCATACGATCGCCGTTCACTACCCAGACAACACCCATGAAACGCTGACCGCTGCAAATATCATTATCGCGACCGGTTCACGTCCGTATCATCCGGCAGAAGTCGACTTCAACCACCCGCGCATTTACGACAGCGACTCGATTCTGCAACTCGATCATGAGCCTCAGCACGTCATCATTTACGGCGCGGGCGTTATCGGCTGCGAATATGCTTCTATCTTTCGCGGCCTGAGCGTTAAAGTCGATTTAATCAATACCCGCGATAGGCTACTGGCGTTCCTCGATCAGGAAATGTCGGATGCCCTGTCCTACCATTTCTGGAACAACGGCGTGGTAATCCGCCACAACGAAGAGTTCGAGAGTATTGAAGGGCTGTCCGACGGCGTTATCGTTAATCTGAAGTCAGGCAAAAAGATGAAGGCAGACTGCCTGCTCTATGCCAACGGGCGCACGGGGAATACGGAAACGCTGGGGCTGGAGAATATTGGTCTGAGCACCGACAGCCGCGGCCAGCTCAAGGTCAACAGCATGTACCAGACGGCGCTGGCGCATATTTATGCCATTGGTGATGTCATCGGCTATCCCAGCCTGGCATCCGCGGCGTACGATCAGGGTCGGCTCGCCGCGCAGGCGATTATCAAAGGCGATGCCAGCGCGCATCTGATCGAAGATATCCCAACCGGCATTTATACCATCCCGGAAATCAGCTCCGTGGGGAAAACCGAGCAAGAGCTCACTGCAATGAAAGTGCCTTACGAAGTCGGGCGCGCGCAGTTCAAACATCTGGCGCGAGCGCAGATTGTCGGGATGAATGTGGGGAGCTTGAAGATTCTGTTCCACCGCGAAACCAAACAGATTCTGGGTATTCACTGCTTTGGTGAGCGCGCCGCGGAAATTATCCACATCGGACAGGCCATCATGGAACAAAAAGGTGAAGGCAATACTATCGAATATTTCGTTAATACCACCTTCAACTATCCAACCATGGCAGAAGCGTACCGCGTAGCGGCGCTAAACGGGCTTAACCGCTTATTTTGA
- a CDS encoding phosphodiesterase: MSSESGCPANPPPVGVTAVTGKSAWIVKTEDNMKLIQLSDLHLTAQGGNLHGRDPEQQLKAAIADINVHHRDTDLVVISGDLSDDGSAASYTFLASALAELQVPWRVTMGNHDDREAFLAQFPTLADENGFVQNVTSVGDDCVILLDSLQAGEVAGTLCSTRLAWLEQQLQAAEEKNVFLFLHHPPMSIGLPALDSVRLAPEAAEALYQVCRRFGNVRHISAGHVHRPASGGWRGISFTTIRGTNHQSALRFAPGFEVSLEAPQYAIFLTTEEGHTVHFHDFPGG, encoded by the coding sequence GTGTCGAGCGAAAGTGGCTGCCCCGCTAATCCGCCGCCAGTCGGCGTAACGGCAGTGACGGGCAAGAGCGCGTGGATAGTGAAAACCGAGGATAATATGAAACTGATTCAACTTTCCGATCTCCATCTGACCGCACAAGGCGGCAATTTGCACGGTCGCGATCCCGAACAGCAGTTGAAGGCAGCGATTGCCGATATCAATGTACACCACCGCGATACCGATCTGGTGGTGATCTCCGGCGATCTGTCTGATGACGGCAGTGCGGCATCCTATACGTTTCTGGCCTCGGCGCTGGCTGAACTCCAGGTTCCCTGGCGTGTGACGATGGGGAATCATGACGACCGGGAGGCGTTTTTGGCCCAGTTCCCGACGCTGGCGGATGAAAACGGGTTTGTGCAGAACGTGACGTCCGTGGGGGATGATTGTGTCATTCTGCTGGACTCGTTGCAGGCCGGCGAGGTGGCTGGAACGCTGTGTTCTACGCGGCTGGCGTGGCTGGAGCAACAGCTTCAGGCTGCGGAAGAAAAGAACGTGTTCCTGTTCTTGCATCACCCTCCGATGTCGATCGGGCTTCCGGCGCTGGATAGCGTGCGATTGGCTCCCGAAGCGGCAGAGGCGCTGTATCAGGTGTGCCGCCGTTTCGGCAATGTGCGGCATATTTCCGCAGGGCACGTCCATCGGCCTGCCAGCGGCGGTTGGCGAGGAATATCGTTCACCACGATACGCGGCACCAATCACCAGTCCGCCCTACGTTTCGCTCCGGGATTTGAGGTCAGCCTGGAAGCCCCGCAGTACGCCATTTTTCTGACGACGGAAGAAGGGCATACCGTACATTTTCACGATTTTCCTGGTGGCTGA
- the fabR gene encoding HTH-type transcriptional repressor FabR produces MGVRAQQKERTRRSLIEAAFSQLSAERSFASLSLREVAREAGIAPTSFYRHFRDVDELGLTMVDESGLMLRQLMRQARQRIAKTGSVIRTSVSTFMEFIGNNPNAFRLLLRERSGTSAAFRAAVAREIQHFIAELADYLEVENHIPRSFAEAQSEAMVTIVFSAGAEALDVSLEQRKQLEERLVLQLRMIAKGAYYWYRKEHDSSFTVP; encoded by the coding sequence ATGGGTGTCAGAGCACAACAAAAAGAACGGACTCGTCGTTCCCTTATTGAAGCTGCATTTAGCCAGTTAAGCGCTGAGCGCAGTTTTGCCAGCCTGAGTCTGCGTGAAGTTGCCCGCGAAGCGGGTATCGCGCCGACGTCTTTCTATCGTCATTTTCGTGATGTGGATGAACTGGGGCTGACAATGGTTGACGAAAGCGGGCTGATGCTGCGTCAGTTAATGCGACAGGCTCGGCAGCGTATTGCCAAGACCGGTAGCGTAATCAGGACGTCGGTTTCCACCTTCATGGAGTTTATCGGCAATAATCCTAATGCGTTCCGGCTGTTGCTGCGTGAACGTTCAGGTACGTCGGCCGCTTTCCGTGCGGCAGTCGCGCGCGAAATTCAGCATTTTATCGCTGAACTGGCGGATTATCTTGAGGTGGAAAACCATATTCCCCGCAGTTTTGCGGAAGCGCAGTCGGAAGCGATGGTGACCATTGTTTTCAGCGCGGGGGCAGAAGCCCTGGATGTTTCTCTGGAACAGCGTAAACAGCTGGAAGAACGACTGGTACTGCAACTGCGGATGATCGCCAAAGGTGCTTATTACTGGTACAGAAAAGAACACGATAGTAGCTTTACCGTGCCATAG
- a CDS encoding LacI family DNA-binding transcriptional regulator, whose product MTVGKQGYVSAQDVARRAGVSRSAVSRSFTPGASVSAATYAKVMTAAQELGYQVNDLARGLLANSSRLVGLVVTHPEVGFRANLVAELSQALIQRGSIPVLINTSHVREAMAAARSILFGHRAEATIVLSGSPPKEFVELAQLNGQPLIVIGRHEPACDSVHIDNDTAARMAARLFASSGRTRLALAGAASATPNIIEREQAFCDEARALGLPVAVVRGGDTDYDDGLVVGQTLFSLPEAVRPDAVFCVNDLVAFGVIDRAKQFGLAVPQDLMVIGFDDIPAAGWDAYALTTFRQDPATMAAQALALLDRRQSQVQEPACRAKVAAPLIRRQSA is encoded by the coding sequence ATGACGGTGGGTAAACAGGGCTACGTCAGCGCACAGGATGTCGCGCGCCGGGCTGGTGTATCGCGCTCGGCGGTATCCCGCAGTTTTACACCCGGCGCAAGCGTGTCGGCAGCCACCTATGCCAAAGTAATGACGGCGGCACAGGAGCTGGGGTATCAGGTTAACGATCTGGCACGCGGCCTGCTGGCGAACAGCAGCCGTCTGGTTGGGCTGGTGGTGACGCACCCCGAGGTTGGGTTTCGTGCCAATCTGGTTGCGGAACTGTCGCAGGCGTTAATTCAACGCGGCTCGATTCCCGTTCTCATCAATACCAGCCATGTGCGGGAAGCGATGGCGGCCGCACGCTCCATTCTGTTTGGACACCGTGCGGAAGCGACGATTGTGCTTTCCGGCTCGCCGCCGAAAGAATTTGTCGAGCTGGCGCAGTTAAACGGCCAGCCGCTGATTGTCATCGGGCGGCACGAACCGGCGTGTGACAGCGTACACATTGATAATGACACCGCAGCTCGTATGGCGGCGCGGTTGTTTGCCTCATCGGGCAGAACGCGCCTGGCGCTGGCCGGAGCGGCTTCGGCAACGCCCAATATCATTGAACGTGAACAGGCGTTTTGTGATGAGGCGCGGGCGTTAGGGCTGCCCGTGGCCGTGGTGCGCGGCGGCGATACGGATTATGACGATGGGCTGGTGGTCGGGCAGACGCTGTTTTCGCTTCCTGAAGCCGTCAGGCCAGATGCGGTGTTCTGCGTTAACGATTTAGTCGCGTTCGGCGTGATCGATCGCGCAAAGCAGTTTGGGCTTGCCGTTCCACAGGATCTCATGGTGATCGGATTTGATGATATTCCGGCCGCAGGGTGGGATGCCTATGCGTTGACGACGTTTCGTCAGGATCCCGCAACGATGGCGGCACAGGCGTTGGCGTTGCTCGATCGACGCCAGTCTCAGGTACAAGAACCCGCGTGTCGAGCGAAAGTGGCTGCCCCGCTAATCCGCCGCCAGTCGGCGTAA